TCTATCCCGAGAAAACGGCAGAGTTCCGCGGCGTCCGCCAGGTCTTCGGCTCTCGTCACCGCACTCGGGAGGGCGATCCCGACGACGTGCTCGGGCCCGATTGCACGAGCGGCGAAGGCCGCAGCCACGGCCGAGTCCACGCCTCCGCTGACGCCGACGACGATTCCCTTTGCTCCGGCACTCCATACCGCGTGGCGGATCATCTGGTCCACCGCTTCCATGACGCATCCAATCTCTTTTTCCATGACTTTCACCTGCTCTGTCTCTGTAAAATCCCTTTTCTGGAGGCCTGTGCCGGGGGGCTGCCGCCCCCTGGTCCCCCTGCCATTCGGATAGAGGGTGGATGGCACTTGCCCTCCTCTGTATTTTTAATTCGGTTTTCCCGAGTCAATTCTACGTCCCGGGATCCGGGGGCAACGAGCGATAGTGAGTTCGAGAAAACCGTACTGTGTTCGAGGTAGTTCCCCGGTGGACTGTATGGGGAAGGCAGTGGATCCGCCTATCCCTCCATTGGACCAGAGGGATATCCCGCGACTGGCGCATGAGGATTTCTATGGAGCCCAGATTATACCGTCCTGAAAAATCGCCGGAGTACCTGTGTGTCGCCCGGTGCGACGACCGCGGTGTCGGCATCCTCGATGCAGGCGTTCTTCCCGGTGGCGGCCGCGGCGTAATCGTCCCTGATCACCCACGCTTCTTTCCCGAAGCACTCCTGGTCCGGGCCCGCGGCATGGCCGTGACCTGCCGCCACAGGGTGCCCGGCCTCCTCATCGCATCCCCCCGCTGTCCCGGCAAATCGCGGCGAGTTCGTCCCTGAGATTTTTGAGGGCGAACTTCGTCGCCGGGTGGCGGCCGGTATAGTCGTCCAGGAGGGCCTGTGCATCGGCCCAGAGGCCTCTGGCGGCAGGTGAGGGAGCCTCCACGGCGTGTTCCAGGGTGAGGCGTGCATAGAGGGCGACCTCCTCCGCGGGGATGGTCGAGAAGGGTGCGATCCGCGGGAGGGGAGACGTTTCTGTTTCCCTGGACCCTGTCAGGCTGTCGGCGCCGCCTTCGAGGGCGGTCACCAGCACGTCAAGAGCGATGTCGTCCAGGACTGTCCCGACGGCGATCTTCGTCGCCCCGAGGTCCTGTGCGGCCGTTTCCGGGTCGCGCCCGACTGTCACCTCGTGGCAGGGGACGCCGAGGTCCCGGGCGGTCTGCCTGGCGGC
This window of the Methanofollis ethanolicus genome carries:
- a CDS encoding adenine nucleotide alpha hydrolase family protein is translated as MKCSKCRREAVIFQRYSGLRLCRDHFVADVEAKAKREIRRQRWLATGDVIAVPLHRDPASVALLRFLVTAFGGRPDISVLALATDGGDDAARQTARDLGVPCHEVTVGRDPETAAQDLGATKIAVGTVLDDIALDVLVTALEGGADSLTGSRETETSPLPRIAPFSTIPAEEVALYARLTLEHAVEAPSPAARGLWADAQALLDDYTGRHPATKFALKNLRDELAAICRDSGGMR